The region CTCtcacattaacaataatactagCCCACACCTAGCCATGTACCTTAACCTAACATTTATCCAAACCTGGGTCTAGGGGTCCTGTGTATAAAAGAGCTGCTGCAAATATTCGCCTCAAACAAACTCTCGTTTTGGGCTGGAAGTTGTGCAATAATCACTGCCAATGTTTGTCCATTCCTTCCTGCCCTGTCCCCTTCGGCATGTTACTAGAAAGTACAATAATTGTTTGTACTACATTTTATTTTACGCATATCTAAACAGTTAATGTTGTTATTCTTCGACAGAAAATCTTGCTTCTAGATGGAATTTGCCAAATGATCATACCAGGAGGTCACCTCGTGGAAAGCCTTGTAATCGGAAAAGATGAGGAGCCTAACTGGAATATAATTGAATCTACTAAGAGCATATTGCTGGGTGAGGCTGCTATTACACCAATAGCAATCAAATCAGTTGGTAGCATTCATGGATCATGTCAGTATTACGGATATCATGCTCTGCATTTGACCTGCTCAAAGCGTAAGTATCATTTTCAGGAGCGTACGTAGCATCATGGAGGCTCGGGGGGAGCAGGCACGTACCTCCAACAGAGTCCAAATTTGATCAATTCCATTAAAAAAACGACAGGTGTCCTCCTCAATCAGTGCCCCTCAATCCCCTCAATTCAATGAGTACCGGTGCGCCCCCATTAGATGACTCACGTTGCAGGCGGAACCAAAGACGGCTTAGATAAGCAGAACTTTGATAAGCAGAACTTTCATATTGAATGCTACATTTAACATGCACTCCGTCCACTTTTATATGACATGCgagtattttggggggctttgaggGCGCGAACCCCCTGGGGTAAAAGCTGGAGGCGGCAAGAAAGAAGGGACGGCGGAAgagaaaggggcggcaaaaagaatcaTTAAAGAAAAAAGACggaaaattatatttaaaaaaaaggttttaaagattgtgaaacaaatggaactatacataaaaatattttgtttcttcAAAGTATACAAAccagaaaaacaaaagcaaaaagcaAAGCAAAAGAAAAACGTCACATTAAGTTTAAAGAAATTTCGAACTTTACACTGAAAAGACGTCATAACCCTTTgggtatttcattttcatttcacagCCATTGACGTAGGTGAATTTGAAGGGCAGATACATCGAACTCTTTCATGCAAGGACACCGGGGATCAACACAAATCAGGGTGCCGATGTGACACAGAGTGTGAATCATTTAACGACTGTTGCATGGATTATCATTCAACTTGCATAATATCCGCCAATGAGATGCTCTTGAAGGCAGCATCTTTTCCAGCAGAACTTTTTTCTTGTGCTAAGGTGTCTGATTACGTCCACATCGCATTTTTGATAAGCCAGTGCCCAGACGACTGGGAAAATGAGTCCATTCGCAAGAAGTGCGACTACGAAGTTCAGTCGTTAGATCTTGCTCAGCCCGCTTCACAACATTGGCCGCTGTTTAATAGCGATGGATACAATTTTAGAAACATTTATTGCAGTATATGTAATCGACAAAATGTTCTACTTCTCCAGTTTTGGAGTATGAATAGACCACAAGCCATGGGTAACCAGCCAATAACACACGAATTTCGTCCACCACGTCACAAGCGTCAAGCCAGTGTGATTGATAACATGAAACGCCAACTTTGCGAAAATAACAACCGTTACGATCGACATTTAGTTTATACGGGGTATCGTTTACGCGACTGCTTTCCGGACTTAATCAACACTTGCCCAGAAACATACATGAATGAGTCAATTCGAAATGCTTGCGAATCGAATCTTGCACCTGTATGCCATCGTGAAGATGTTTTGTTCGGGGGTAAGAAAGAGTGGAAGAGATACAAGAACCCCCATTGTGTGCTCTGTCGTGAACCTGAAGATGTAAAGGAACTCATGACATGCCCTTTACCGAGTTACCTCTTTGGAGCTCTGAAAACGGACACCTTACGGCTGTTTGGAAGTTTTCAGGTAACAAATACCTCGGTAGTACCCCCAAACATTGTTCGAAAGAAGAAGTATTTGACACCTATTCTGGCATTTGCCGACCGATAGCATGCGCTCCAGGATTCAAACGACAAGACGGGCACTGTATACCAGAATCCAATTTCCAAAGCATCATTGAAAGTAAATTTTGTGCTCAAGAGAATACAAAGATGATTATTGGAATGAGGTCCAGTGATCCAGATCTAGAGGATAATTGTGCAGTTAGAGCTCTTAGTATTTCAGATGAGCTAGGTTATCTGAATATACAAGATAAATATTCGTTTTTTTATTCCGTCTATGGTGTCTTCGAGGCATACGATGTCATCAATCAAAGCTCTGGTCAAGTTCTCAGTCAGTTAAAAGCAGCTCTTGATAATGACGACATTGTACACGACCTCGTTTCCTCTTGCAAGGTACATAGTGTGGAATTTATTCATGGATGTAGAAAGCAAATAAAGGAGTCGGTATGTTCAGGAACTTGGTATAATGGACTAGACACGGACTTTCAGAGAGTAAGCAATATCACAAGTATGGCAGAAGTATATTTTTACGGTGATGTGTACATCACCCCCGAGTTTGTTCTGTGTGTGATAACTTTCCAATATAAcgcatttttgcaaatatttttaaatgtggcCGAGTGCAACGTGTGTGGTTATGAATCGCCAGTTTTAGAATGCCCTCTTGTGACAATTCATGAGTACGAGTACGTGATGGTACAGAGACATAACCAAATCGAAGTCCGGTATGGCGAGGCTGTTCTCACCAAAGATCAGTTTATATATCTCCCTGATGGTCGTATCTTAATATGCGCACCTCCACCAGTAGCTATCTTCTCCTACTCTTCAGGCCTTGCTGTTGCAAACATCGTCGGAACAGTAACATCATTGACTGGACTTGCTGTGACATTTGGATCTCACTTGGCGCTCCCAGAGTTGCGTAACACTCATGGCATATCTATGATGAGTTTATCTGCTTCGTTATTCTCTGCACAGCTGTTGCCGATGCTATCTGATACCCTAAGCATCCATGGTTTACTGTGTATGGCTTTCGCTGCTATCAGTCACTTTGCCTGGCTAGCATCGTTCACTTGGATGAGTTTGATTGCCGCAAACATAGGCTACGTATTTGCTTACAGACCATTCCAATCACACGAAAGGAACGCCACACCAACTTTGATGTCGTCTAAATCTTCGCATCTGCTCGGTTGGGGAATACCGTCCATAATTGTCGTAATCTGCTTGGGTTTTCACTGGGTTCAACCTGAAGGCATTCCTTTCCAATACGGTCAGCAGCAAGGCGTCTGTTGGATATCAAATGTCAAAGCAAACTTGATTTTCTTCGGGATACCGGTATTCTCATCCCTGGTACTCAACTTCTTACTTTTCACCTGGACATCGGTGGTTCTGTACAAGACTCAAAGAAATTCTGAGTTATCTGACGAGTGTAAAATTCGTGCAGGCGACGGCCAACAAATTGCCCCACTGTTCTTGAAGGTATAGTATTACAAGTGACAATAATGGTCATGTATTGTATGTTTAGGTCgtggaataaataataaatacgtTGTTGATGGATGCGATGGTTGTTTGTTGTTGGTTCTTTGCTCATATGTTTATAGCATTGTGTATAGAACATGTATAAGAAACATACACTTGCTTGTTTTTCACTCCTTTTGGTTTTGGCAGAATATTAAAGATATAAACTATAGTGAAATTGAAGATTTCTGTGACAAAGTGCACAACGAACAGTATTAATGACAAAGGGTCCTGTTCAGGAGGGCATAGGGGCAATGCCGGGTCCAATGGTTAGAATAATGCTGAACGTAAGATGCACACactaacgcatgcgtgttcgtcaactaatatcaatttctaagcgctctttaagcaaagtcattgttcattgaatttacaaccgtatgacaaataGTATCTTTTCACACAAgattttgcaatttaaagaaaattggtcattgctcattgaaatgaatctagtatatggacaatataagtgtgctcttttatttaatgacataaaatttgaaaaatattgtaaggattgaggttttgacttttaaaacctacatttttgtCTCACATACTTTTCAACAGAtctaccacattcgccttgctataaacattgacttgcgtcatctgttgacgtattAAAAAGcgttttagcgggaagtgttagctttgttcgatacaaaacaaatctgcttggatgaagggaacattcggggttttgacTCTCCCCCGACTGCAACGTAACTAGTACCTACAAGTTCCATGTTTTGATGGGCGGTTGGGTATTGAGGCTATTCCTAACAGATTGTCTTGTTTCGTTTCAGATTGCTACATTAATGGGTCTAGTTTGGGTTCTGGGATTCATTGCAGCCTTTGCTGATATCACTATCTTGTGGTGGATATTTGTTGTGGTGTGTTCCACTCAAGGTTTCTTGATATTCATCTTCTTTGTACTCAATCGTCGTGTAAGGCGGCTGTGGAAAATCAAATTCACTGTACCGAAGGAAAGAGAGCTCCAAGATGAAACTCAGTAGCTTGTGAAAGAGTTGGTTGCATTAACGCCATTCCACGCACAGCAAACACTACCAGGGACATATTTTAAAGAGGGTAGGGCGTTCATGAACAGTTTACCGATTCGATTCGCTCATCTGTAATTTATAACAAATGCGAATTTATTGGCCATTAATGGTGGGAGTTCGAGGTGGGTTACCCTAGGGAGTTGGAACAATTGTGCAAAAATGGAGGGGAATCCCGGCAAGGATTTCTAAAATGAGGGGTGGCCCGTGGATCCGCACATGAACACTGCACAATACCATTAAAAATCGTTTAGGCGTAATACCATTTCTAATAGGCATACTTGGTGTGTTTAAACTGAATTGTTTTCCTGTATTAATGAATGGTTCAGCAATGACAAGTATATCACTTCTGAACTGAATAAGTAAATTAAACTTGTTGTAGCATATTTCATTAGAATGAAATTGTGTGTTTAGGCAACAGTGTATAATGTTCAATGTTTAAttataacacacacaaatcatgtTCCACAAAAAGCAGTTTTTGTTTTAACATCATTTATGATTATGTTTATTATCATATGTTTATTATGATTTTACTTCCGGTACGACCCTTTattacatttctttctttctttgaacaAGTAATTATATAGGAATGTTAATATGATTTCAACTCATTTTGTTCATTACGAACAGTTCCAACTAAAACCAAGgggatttactcacgttttagtgacgtttcaccactacactaatgGTTTCACAGTGTCGTGTTCTTTTCTGctgatccaaatggcttctttcagccacctggtaGTCTTATCAGCTTCACGATCAACAACTTTAGAGTCAGTCTGATGAAACtattagtgtagtggtgaaacgtcaatAAAACGTGAGTATTATAAAATCGCCTACATTTTTAGTTTTAATTGTTCATAATGAACATAGTTGTTTGCTTAAGGGATCGGAAATCAACGATTGCActgtatttttatgggacatgagtgcacatctgacatatcgaattgtattctgaaaacGCGGAATTTCCTGATAATTattaagtaattttgatttttttttaaactggcgatataaaacacatttcatgccaaattattaaaaaaaaattttttttttaatttttcatatttaacagtcctcaaagtgaccctgatatgtacttaaagtgtatgtagctgggaggaaaaactgactatcatttgataattttgacctttcgtatttaagatttaaaaatgtatacatcttaagggatctggaatgagcgttttgagcgtttcgacagcatttttgtgggacatgagagcacatcagacatatcgaattgcattctgaatacgaagaatgtctttctgatatcaaatcattttcatttttgaaattcacgatataatacaaattttatgacaaattattaaaatttgatatttttcacattttgatatataacagtcctcgaagtaaattttataaatctaatgacatattctgaaagtgtatgtagctgggaggaaaagccgacgatcaattgaaaattttgacctttcatattgaagatatggattttttttcctaaaaaggcctaattttttaggtctttttgggaaaaaaatccctatcttcaatacgaaaggtcaaaattttcaattgatcgtcggcttttcatcccacctacatacacttgaagtataaatcatcagatttataaagtttacttcgagtcctgttaaatatcaaaaatatcaatttttaatcatttaccataaaatgtgtattacattgcgaatttcaaaaaatcaaaattatttgatatcagaaggacattcttcgtattcagaatgcaattcgatatgtctgatgtgcactaatgtcccacaataaatactgtccaaacgttcataccccaccccttaatggaaCACGCATATATTCCTCATCGGCTTGGTGTGCAGGTGTAACAGACACCATTTCCCAGTTCTTACACAAATGCACTACAACACACTATAAAACTAACAAAATTTAAATCTTTGATGAAAAGTAGAGTATGCTAACAATATAAGTTGCAAaggaggctgtgcaataattatgagtccctgGGGCTATCAATTCCAAATGGCGTTACAAACATCCCTGCCTGTCAAAAATCCTTCCACTCCCCTTTCTGCCCCCTTTTCGGTCTGTAAAGAAATCTTTGCCTCTGCCTTTTCACATGCCAAATTGttaggatcccaatttgcaaacctaaaatGGTATAGATATATATTGCGAGGGCAGCAAGCAGGTATATTTTAGCGTTTCCGTTGTTGTCCTAAGCCTTTTGAATAATTTGAGTATCCTCCCACCCCCTTGGCTTGCCCAAACCTGCTTGCCCCTTTCCTTGGTTGGCCAAATATTCCCCCAACCATTTTACCGTCCCTAGAGGCCTCATATTTTTTGCACAAGCCCTAGTCGTGaagtacgtgaaggacaaaacaCGTTTCTTAGCAAAACGCGTTTGAAGGATATGTTACTAATAACGGTGTTGATACTCTCTCACTggtatctctcagtggcccgattccatttgaaatttaagtTTAAGGTTCCATCTATTAAACTGTATCTCTAAACCTTTACGCCAATATGTGAAgcgaaaaatttggaaaaatctgGGGGAAATTACTCCACTATTGCGACCGTTTTATACATATAAACATGAATGCATATATTGTACAATCAATAATATACACTCAactgatttatgaattttacttATCGAGCCATCTTATTCTTGTTGTTGATTAGAAAGTTCTGTCGCACTTCATGCTCCGGAAAACTCTCTGAATAATGTCCAATTTCAACTAACTCTTTATTCAAACTTGTTCAGCGAAATATAatatcctttgcgtacaaaatccttgcacagatttCCAAAACGGTGTTGTTTTCGCCATTCACTCACTTTATTCTGGAAACAGCCTTTTCGGCATAGTTCCACTTTATTCACGGACAGATACGAgtatgttgttttataaaccagacttcagcaagtcgacaaaaGAATATTATTCCCTTCGGGTAGATGAGCACTTTTGTTTAGTCGAAATCTCCTTCGTTATTGCGAAATTAATCATATTAATAGCACATTATTAGCTGGCTCTAAACCTTTACGCCGCTATGTGaagcaaaagtttgaaaaaatccAGGGAAAATCTCAAATCACTCTACACCACTATCTTTTGCGACCGCTATACTATTATAAACATGAATGCATAATACTATACAattgttatggcgctattttctttctCTATATTTTATCATTTAAATTATCGCTCCGCGGTCTTTCATTCATCAATCATGCTCGCCTATGATCCTATGTAGTTGATGGCCAGTCACTGAAGGAGAAGGACTACAAGCGTATTCAATCCgtaatctatattatgttgtgatactttgttgatttgatgatgcggaattaaagattattgtgaagttatattATGTTATCCGTCTATTTCTGTTCGTGTATCCAGCGAGTCTTCCCGTCTGagagatccattggccatgtatctgGTATGAGTTCTAAAACCAAATAACTGGCTAGTGGATTTCATATCAGTTTAGCTTCATAACACAATCAATAAAATACATTGatatatgcattttttttatCCAGCaatcttcttcttgttgttgattataAAGTACTGTTGCACTCTTCGTTCCGGAAGACTCTCTGAATAGTGTCCACTTCCAACTGATTCTTTATTCAAACTTGTTCAGCGaaatatatatcctttgcgtacaaaGTTCTTGCACAGATTTCCAAAACGGTGTTGTTCTCGCCATTCACTCACTTTATTCAAGAAACAGCCTTTTCCGCGTAGTTCCACTTTATGCATGGACAgatatgttgtttcataaaccagacttcagcaagtcgacagaagaatattatTCCTTCGAGTGGATGAGCACTTTAGTATACTTGAAATATCCTTCGTTATTGCGAgattaatagcacattattggcttgCACAATGATCAATACTCGTAGAGCAATTAACATGCATTTTATTTAAATAGTACAGATTGTTTCTACAAAACCAATAGATTAGTGGTGAAATGATGGTAAAAACCCAACTCATCAACTGACGTTTCATCCGTCTAGATCAGTCAGATTTTTTCAGAGTTGTGAAGCTATATGCTACAGCGGGAAGTGTTACCAGTTCCTAGGTCGCTCTGTAGCAGAGGGTTGTAGATATTACACAGATTGTAtgtgccctcgtctcggttcatggtGTTATTCATTTCTCTCCTCCTGATCCATATGGATTACTTTATCCATCGCTTGATACGTACCTCCTCCTTATCAATAATTCTCGACTCCTCCCAGTTAATCATATGAttgcttttgtattttatttgccgcagggtaatattaaaattttatcTCATTTGAATGCCTGTCTCTTTACACCATTACTGCAGCAGAAATGGTAGATTTTTACATCATTATGGGCATGCCACATGAGTAAGTCTACATCCTGTAATTCATACGTAATACCTGAATGGAACACAGTTCTGTTCCAGACGTAGGTGAAAAGTGCAATGAAATTAATCAATGTTCAGTTAGTGTGAATGGCGATGAAGTCCTGGATATTcgacagcaacgaaatggtcctCTAGTCATTTACGATTATCGTTATCGTTAAAGACACCAGCTGACTTCATTAGTAATAATGAAGAACCAAACAACACCAAAATGACACGGGAGTGTGATTTCTCACTCAGGGTGAATGACACtacaattttgattaaataataaatgaaaataaaagcacGCGTGATATAGAATATATCGCCACAATATAGTTATACGCGTTTCCGCGTTTCACACCCGAGGGGTGACGAGAATATTTACGGATTAGATGTTAATAAAGTTTTACTTTCTCCTCCAGATACATTGCAAAGCGTCTGATTGTGAATGACGGAATTAATATGGTCATCAAAGTATCAGGTGGCAATTGAGTATTTACCAGCACAACCAATAACTCAACAGCCAtctaaataaaatacataaaaatgtgtattattttaGAATTTCATATTCGTATTCGATACAACATTTAATAAATAGATTGGACCGTAAAGCGTTTCACGCCTCCTTCATCATGCTCAAGCTCAACTAGAGAGATTGATTTTAAACCAGAAGTTTATAGTGGGTTGTATATATTTTTGGGGCTGGGGTGATTTGTATAGCTGAGGTTGTGCTTTACAGAATCTGCCGGTTGAAAAATTGCTCACCCTTGAGGGTTTTGAGAAGATCAAAATGGCGTTCAAAATGACCGCCATTTTATATTTTGGTATAACTTCCTTCAGATTTAACGTAGCATGGTGATTTTAGTGTCAAGTTCATTTTAACTATTAAGAAGGTCAGGCATGGATTTCATTAtgataaatccaagatggctgccaatatGGCCGTCAATGCATGGTTTTATTTAGTTATAACCATCTTCACATTTAACATAAATGCTCATAATTTTGGTAACACCTTTGGTTTCGGTAGTCATAATCCCCTGCGATAATTGTCATGGTCGATCTGAAATTCATATCAAATATATCTACACAAAAGGAGTACAATGGTAACCCTCACCAGTATGCTAAGAAGCTAACTCATGAACTAACTGGAGACATGGTATGGTACTTCAAGAGATTGTACATCAACTAGTGCTAGCAATTCTTCGTACACGATCCCCGGGGAATATGGACAATGACAAAAAAATCTGCACTGGCATAGCGTTCAAGACAGAAGAGTGAACACGATATAGTAATGTAGCCTAGTTGTTTGTCAAGACTCAAGACAAACTCAAGAACTGTGAGAATTGAAAGCGGTGTGGGGCGCTGGCAAAGACAAGCACCCAATCATTCTCCCGCCAAAATTGTGACCACGTCAAGGAGACCAgacattagagacattgcgatttccaaacgtagatatcggacgtacgttgatctattcaaaaccactctcctgtatcgaagcgaggtcacgtatttagctatttttgaagatattccacgtgcgaaatcgacgtagatacatcgttgaaaatgcacaaaatttgtccatttcacaatatgttaaagacagtcaaagataatgaacatacgaaggaaagtctaattacctagctggggggttttcaacccccccgagctaggtactgttttgctatccgattcttctttctttcttacctagctgggggggtttacaaccccccacgctaggtattctaatgctatccgattatgctttcttctggcaacaaaaactaggtaatttcaaaatgcttctactcctacatgttacaccctacaattacgtaacttgcacatatgtatcgactatatccaatgcccatagggtgcaaacagaatttgggtcaaaggtcattaagggggaatttccggtatataaccaaataccttcaaaatgcttcttctgccacatattacatagcacaatgacgtcacttacacatgtgcatcggctttacccactGCCCATAACTTGCAcacggaattggggtcaaaggtcattaagggggtaaaatcttacaattgcattctcttgacatctgtaaggggtatggggctcaaactcggtgacaacaaatcttatgaccaggggaacatttacaggggtcaggttaaaggtcatgcagaggtcaaattttagaaatacatttcctggacaactgtaagggggtacggg is a window of Amphiura filiformis chromosome 2, Afil_fr2py, whole genome shotgun sequence DNA encoding:
- the LOC140144446 gene encoding G-protein coupled receptor Mth2-like codes for the protein MIIGMRSSDPDLEDNCAVRALSISDELGYLNIQDKYSFFYSVYGVFEAYDVINQSSGQVLSQLKAALDNDDIVHDLVSSCKVHSVEFIHGCRKQIKESVCSGTWYNGLDTDFQRVSNITSMAEVYFYGDVYITPEFVLCVITFQYNAFLQIFLNVAECNVCGYESPVLECPLVTIHEYEYVMVQRHNQIEVRYGEAVLTKDQFIYLPDGRILICAPPPVAIFSYSSGLAVANIVGTVTSLTGLAVTFGSHLALPELRNTHGISMMSLSASLFSAQLLPMLSDTLSIHGLLCMAFAAISHFAWLASFTWMSLIAANIGYVFAYRPFQSHERNATPTLMSSKSSHLLGWGIPSIIVVICLGFHWVQPEGIPFQYGQQQGVCWISNVKANLIFFGIPVFSSLVLNFLLFTWTSVVLYKTQRNSELSDECKIRAGDGQQIAPLFLKIATLMGLVWVLGFIAAFADITILWWIFVVVCSTQGFLIFIFFVLNRRVRRLWKIKFTVPKERELQDETQ